From a region of the Sminthopsis crassicaudata isolate SCR6 chromosome 6, ASM4859323v1, whole genome shotgun sequence genome:
- the RHOD gene encoding rho-related GTP-binding protein RhoD, translating into MQGDPAARPSDPAAPSVKVVLVGDGGCGKTSLLMVFAEGKFPESYVPTVFERYSLVLQLEGKPVNLFLWDTAGQEDYDRLRPLSYADAQVVLMCYDVMSPNSYDNILSKWYPEVTHFCPGVPIILVGCKTDLRKDKVLLKKLRQDRQEPITYQKGQTMAKSVRAVAYLECSAWLQDNVPSIFREAAMAALNNRKHRRRRKMTCKGCLLL; encoded by the exons ATGCAAGGGGACCCGGCGGCCCGGCCTTCGGACCCGGCCGCCCCCTCCGTCAAGGTGGTCCTGGTGGGAGACGGGGGGTGTGGCAAGACGTCTCTGCTGATGGTCTTCGCCGAGGGCAAGTTCCCGGAG TCCTACGTGCCCACTGTGTTTGAGCGGTACTCCCTGGTCCTACAGCTGGAGGGCAAACCCGTGAATCTCTTCCTCTGGGACACCGCAG GACAGGAAGACTATGACCGCCTCCGCCCACTGTCCTACGCCGATGCCCAGGTGGTTCTCATGTGCTATGATGTCATGAGCCCCAACAGCTACGACAACATCCTTTCCAAG TGGTACCCAGAGGTGACACACTTTTGCCCAGGGGTACCAATCATCTTGGTGGGCTGCAAGACTGACCTGCGGAAGGACAAAGTACTGCTGAAAAAACTACGGCAGGACCGCCAGGAACCCATCACCTACCAGAAG GGCCAAACGATGGCAAAGTCAGTCCGAGCAGTGGCTTATCTCGAGTGCTCCGCCTGGCTCCAGGACAACGTCCCCTCTATTTTCCGGGAGGCGGCAATGGCTGCCCTCAACAATCGCAAGCACCGCCGAAGGCGAAAGATGACCTGCAAAGGCTGCCTGTTGCTCTGA